The Collinsella aerofaciens genomic sequence CGTTACCGTCAGCGTCGAAGGCAATGTTGGCCGCGGGGCCACGCTTGACCTCGTGAACCTCGTCGGTCGCGGTGGCGACATCGGCAACGAGTGCAGCCAGGCGGCGCGGGCTCGAGATCACGCGGACCTCGCCGTGGGCCAGACCGGCCTCGTCGAGACCCTTGGCGATCATGGTGCCAAGCTGCTTGACGGCATTGTTCAGCGGTGCAGAGGGCATTTCCTCCGTACCGATCTCAAACAGGAAATCCTTAGCGTCTGCCATGGCTTACGCCACCTCGCCTTCCTGGTCGGCATTCTCGTTGACTCCGGCGACCTCGGCCATGTAGGCCTCGCAGCACGCCTTGGCGACGGCGCGGACGCGCAGGATGTAGTTGGCACGCTCGACTGCGGACAGAGCGCCGCGGGCATCGAGCAGGTTGAAAGCGTGGCTGCACTTCATGACGCAGTCATATGCCGGCAGCGGCAGCTTGCGCTCTAGACAGGAATGGCACTCGGCCTCGTAGTCGTCAAACTTCTGACGCATCATCTCGACGTTGGCGACCTCAAAGTTGTAGGCACTGAACTCGCGCTCGTTCTCGAGGAACACGTCGCCATAGGTCATGGGCGTGCCGTCGGGCAGGTAGCTCCACACCAGGTCGTAGACCGAGTTGACGCCCTGGGCGTACATGGCGATGCGTTCCAGGCCATAGGTGATCTCGACAGGAACGGGGTCGACCTCGATACCGCCCACCTGCTGGAAGTACGTAAACTGCGTGACTTCCATGCCGTTGAGCCAGACCTCCCAGCCAAGGCCCCAGGCGCCGAGCGTCGGGCTCTCCCAGTCGTCCTCGACAAAGCGGACGTCATGGTCGTTGGGGTCCAGACCGATAGCGGCAAGAGACCCCAGGTAAAGCTCCTGGGCGTTGACCGGAGAGGGCTTGATGAGCACCTGGAACTGATAGTAGTGCTGCATGCGGTTGGGGTTCTCGCCGTAGCGGCCGTCGGCGGGACGGCGGCAAGGCTGCGCATAGCAGGTGCGCCACTCGGCGGGACCGAGCGAGCGCAGCGTGGTCGCGGTATGGAAGGTACCGGCACCGACCTCGGAGTCATAGGGCTGCATAATGACGCAGCCCTGCTCGCCCCAGTACTGCTGGAGGCGCAGGATGATGTCTTGGAAGGAAAGCGATGAAGCGTTCATGCCTCTAATATCCCCTCGTCGAAACGATTACACGGTTAGGTACTGTACTATAGCGGTTTTTAGTCGATAGCGCCGATGCGGTTGAGCGGCCAGTAGCGCACGAGTGCCACGGCGATCAAATCAGAGCGATCGACGGGACCAAAGTAGCGTGAGTCGGCAGAGTTTTCGCGGTTGTCGCCCATCACCCACACGCACCCGTCGGGAACGGTGTAGGGATAGCTTACCTGAGCACCGGGCGCTTGGACCGAAAGTGGCCAGCTCATGCCCGTCGTATAGTCCTCGTCGAGCGCTTGGCCGTCAACGACCACCTTGCCATCCTGCAGGTCGACCGTCTGGCCGGCCGTGGCAATAACACGCTTGACGAGAACATCATGCTCGGAGGTGCCATCGGGGTTGTGAAACACCACGATATCGCCTTGGCTGACAGGCTGACCGAGCTCGAGGCTCACCTTTTGCGCCAGGATCTGGTCGCCAATCTCGATCGTGTCCTCCATAGAACCGGTGGGCACCACAAAGGGCTCGACCACAAAGGTACGGATCAGGAACGTGGCCACGAGCGCAATCGCGATGACCGCGATCCACTCAAAAGCGCCCCTCAACGCGGAATGTTGCGTAGGAACCATACTCACTCCTCGCTCTGCGAATACGAAGCGTCAAGAATCTCCTGCGCGTAAGCGCGCTCCTCGGGCGTGAGCCGCGCTGTCTCGATCAGATCGGGACGCCAGCAGCAGGTGCGCTCGATGGCGTTCTTGCGACGCCAGGCATCGACCTTGGCGTGATCGCCGCTCACAAGCACCGGCGGCACGCCCTCGCCGTTGAACTCGGCGGGGCGGGTGTACTGCGCGTACTCGAGCAGTCCTCCGTCCTCGGCGGTCGAGAATGACTCGTCGACGTTGCTCATTTCGTGACCAAGGGCGCCGGGAATCAGGCGTACGACGGCATCGGCAACGACCATAGCGGGAAGCTCGCCGCCCGTGAGCACGTAGTCGCCGATCGACAGACGCTCATCGGCATACGCATACGCGCGCTCGTCGACGCCCTCGTAGCGACTGCACACAAACAGCAGGCGCTCACTTTTGAGCAGGCGCTCGGCCACATGCTGCGTAAAAGGCTCGCCACAGGGGGTAAAGAACACCACAGTGGGCTTGGGACCCTCTGCGCTAATGGCCTCGATGGCCTCTGCGATAGGCTCGACCTTCATGAGCATGCCCTGCCCGCCGCCGTACGGCTCGTCATCGACGGTACGATGGCGGTCGTGCGTCCAGTCGCGCAGGTTATACGCCTTAAAATCAAAAAGGCCGGCCTTGCGGGCGCGGCCCAAAATCGACGTGGACATGACGGGCTCAAACATCTCGGGAAAGACCGAAAGGGTCTCGATCAGCATGTTGTCCTCCCTAATTGTCCATATCGATCAGGCCGTCCATAGCGTGGACGGAAATTGTTCCTGTGTCGGGAAGATCGAGCACGACCTGCTCGATCACGGGAATCAGTACCTCGCCGTACCGATCACCCTCGACAACCCAAACATCGTTAGCGGGCGTCGACATGATCTCGACAATCGTGCCGAGCGAACCGAAGCGCTCGTCGACCACCTCGCGACCCATCAGGTCGGTATAGGCAGCGTCGAGCGAATCGAGCTCAAAATCGTCACGATTTGCCAGCACGTAGCATCCCGTGATACCCTCGGCGGCCGTCAAGTCGTCTATGCCCTCAAACGAGACCAGATCGCCATCGCCCGTATCGGTGACGGACACGACCGTGCAAAAGCGGTCGCGCTTGAGCGCCGGCGGCGTCAGGGCGACGCGCATACCCGGCTCTAATACAGAAGGAAGCCCCCGCAGCGGCTGCGCGAGGACCTCCCCCTTCCTTCCGTGCGGCTTGACCACACGGGCGATGTTTTTGTACTGGGACCTCAAGGTCCTAGCCCAGAACCTCTACCTCGACAGCAGTGTCGAGGCGAGCGGCCAGTGCACGGGCGAGCGTGCGAATGGCCTTGATGGTACGGCCACGACGGCCGATGACCTTAGCGACGTCATCCTCGGCGACCGAAACCTCAATTGTAGAGGCGTCGTCACCATCGATGACCTCAAGGCTCACGGAATCCGGGTCGTCGACGATCTGAACAACGAGATATTCGACGAGATCGGCGATGCGATCTGAGAGCATTGCCTCACCCTCGAGCTGTGCAGCGTCAACCTCAGGCACGATTTACTCCTCGGCGCCCTCAGCGGCCTCAGCGGCAGCCTTAGCGGCCTCGGCCTCTTTGGCGAGCTGCTTCTTGGACTTCTTGACGACGGTCTCGGTCTTCTCGCCCTCGTTGGCGGCCTTGACCAGAGCGGCGACGGCGTCGGTAAGCTGAGCGCCCTTGGACTGCCAGTCGGCGATCTTCTCGAGGTCGAGGTTGATGGTCTTGGGGGCGGTCATCGGGTTGTAGCGGCCAACCTC encodes the following:
- a CDS encoding KH domain-containing protein — protein: MLSDRIADLVEYLVVQIVDDPDSVSLEVIDGDDASTIEVSVAEDDVAKVIGRRGRTIKAIRTLARALAARLDTAVEVEVLG
- the rimM gene encoding ribosome maturation factor RimM (Essential for efficient processing of 16S rRNA), which gives rise to MVKPHGRKGEVLAQPLRGLPSVLEPGMRVALTPPALKRDRFCTVVSVTDTGDGDLVSFEGIDDLTAAEGITGCYVLANRDDFELDSLDAAYTDLMGREVVDERFGSLGTIVEIMSTPANDVWVVEGDRYGEVLIPVIEQVVLDLPDTGTISVHAMDGLIDMDN
- the rpsP gene encoding 30S ribosomal protein S16; the encoded protein is MAVKIRLARHGAKKRPYYRVVVADSRAPRDGRIIEEVGRYNPMTAPKTINLDLEKIADWQSKGAQLTDAVAALVKAANEGEKTETVVKKSKKQLAKEAEAAKAAAEAAEGAEE
- the trmD gene encoding tRNA (guanosine(37)-N1)-methyltransferase TrmD; the encoded protein is MLIETLSVFPEMFEPVMSTSILGRARKAGLFDFKAYNLRDWTHDRHRTVDDEPYGGGQGMLMKVEPIAEAIEAISAEGPKPTVVFFTPCGEPFTQHVAERLLKSERLLFVCSRYEGVDERAYAYADERLSIGDYVLTGGELPAMVVADAVVRLIPGALGHEMSNVDESFSTAEDGGLLEYAQYTRPAEFNGEGVPPVLVSGDHAKVDAWRRKNAIERTCCWRPDLIETARLTPEERAYAQEILDASYSQSEE
- a CDS encoding glycine--tRNA ligase subunit alpha, which translates into the protein MNASSLSFQDIILRLQQYWGEQGCVIMQPYDSEVGAGTFHTATTLRSLGPAEWRTCYAQPCRRPADGRYGENPNRMQHYYQFQVLIKPSPVNAQELYLGSLAAIGLDPNDHDVRFVEDDWESPTLGAWGLGWEVWLNGMEVTQFTYFQQVGGIEVDPVPVEITYGLERIAMYAQGVNSVYDLVWSYLPDGTPMTYGDVFLENEREFSAYNFEVANVEMMRQKFDDYEAECHSCLERKLPLPAYDCVMKCSHAFNLLDARGALSAVERANYILRVRAVAKACCEAYMAEVAGVNENADQEGEVA
- the lepB gene encoding signal peptidase I: MVPTQHSALRGAFEWIAVIAIALVATFLIRTFVVEPFVVPTGSMEDTIEIGDQILAQKVSLELGQPVSQGDIVVFHNPDGTSEHDVLVKRVIATAGQTVDLQDGKVVVDGQALDEDYTTGMSWPLSVQAPGAQVSYPYTVPDGCVWVMGDNRENSADSRYFGPVDRSDLIAVALVRYWPLNRIGAID